A portion of the Brevundimonas pondensis genome contains these proteins:
- a CDS encoding Glu/Leu/Phe/Val family dehydrogenase yields the protein MGKTLFDSPSFANHEGVHAFHDEKTGLKAIVAVHSTARGPAVGGTRMWNYATAAEALEDVLRLSKGMSYKNAVADLEMGGGKSVIIGDSRTQKSPELFRAFGRALNGLGGHYYAAEDVGTSVEDIAEARKVTEYVLGLKDGPEASGDPSPVTAEGVFRSNLVVARRLFNQNDMTGLTVALQGVGHVGAYLAEMLHKAGAKLIITDVNQANLEAVAAKTGAEIVAPDAIYDVAADIYAPCALGATLNLQTLDRLKVKAVCGAANNQLATADIGDELFRRGVLYAPDYVVNGGGIINVASEMNARQSGGAYDASWVEGKLSRLMETFEEILERSVVENKPTHLIADAIAEARIKAAADQKAELLKAA from the coding sequence ATGGGCAAGACGCTGTTTGATTCCCCCTCTTTCGCGAACCATGAAGGCGTCCACGCCTTCCACGACGAGAAAACCGGCCTGAAGGCCATCGTCGCGGTTCACTCCACCGCGCGCGGCCCCGCCGTCGGCGGCACGCGCATGTGGAATTACGCCACCGCCGCCGAGGCCCTGGAAGACGTCCTGCGCCTGTCCAAGGGCATGAGCTACAAGAACGCCGTAGCCGACCTCGAAATGGGCGGCGGCAAGTCGGTCATCATCGGCGACAGTCGCACCCAGAAGTCGCCGGAGCTGTTCCGCGCCTTCGGTCGCGCCCTGAACGGCCTGGGCGGCCACTACTACGCCGCTGAAGACGTCGGCACCTCGGTCGAGGACATCGCCGAAGCCCGCAAGGTCACCGAATACGTTCTTGGCTTGAAAGACGGCCCGGAAGCCTCGGGCGACCCCAGCCCCGTCACCGCCGAGGGCGTGTTCCGCTCGAACCTGGTGGTGGCTCGCCGTCTGTTCAATCAGAACGACATGACCGGCCTGACCGTGGCCCTGCAGGGCGTGGGCCATGTCGGCGCCTATCTGGCCGAGATGCTGCACAAGGCCGGCGCCAAGCTGATCATCACCGACGTCAACCAGGCCAACCTGGAAGCCGTGGCCGCCAAGACCGGCGCCGAGATCGTGGCTCCGGACGCCATCTATGACGTCGCCGCCGACATCTACGCCCCGTGCGCCCTGGGCGCGACGCTGAACTTGCAGACCCTGGACCGCCTCAAGGTCAAGGCCGTCTGCGGCGCCGCCAACAACCAGCTGGCCACCGCCGACATCGGCGACGAGCTGTTCCGCCGCGGCGTGCTGTACGCCCCTGACTACGTCGTCAACGGCGGCGGCATCATCAACGTCGCCTCGGAAATGAACGCTCGCCAGTCGGGCGGCGCCTATGACGCCTCGTGGGTCGAAGGCAAGCTGTCGCGCCTGATGGAGACCTTCGAGGAAATCCTCGAGCGCTCGGTCGTCGAGAACAAGCCGACCCACCTGATCGCCGACGCCATCGCCGAAGCCCGCATCAAGGCGGCGGCGGACCAGAAGGCCGAGCTGCTGAAGGCGGCCTAA
- a CDS encoding alpha/beta fold hydrolase, which produces MSIWRSGLTAGLLALSLALSACATPHLQGAQTPPNGFHGSRIEAGTLGRGAFVVQDGARLPYLRWSPEGQEPWAVIVALHGFNDHYASFRLAGPWWATRGIETWAYDQRGFGLSPHRGEFAQESLTSADLRTIVALVRAERPNALIVVAGESMGGSSTIAAFGGETPPDADRVVLLAPGVWGWSSQSPFNRAGLWAAARLMGDRAVEPPAFAVRNIRASDNTLELIRNGRDPQSIISTRFDSMHGLVDLMEAASMRLGAVEKPTLLLYGGHDQIVRKGPMRLALERAGERSNLRTAYYPNGWHILNRDLQGEVIYRDVEAWLRDAAAPLPSRAQPVLPILEADPKAR; this is translated from the coding sequence GTGAGCATTTGGCGGAGCGGACTGACGGCAGGCCTTCTGGCTCTCTCCCTCGCCCTGTCCGCCTGCGCCACGCCGCATCTGCAAGGCGCGCAGACTCCGCCCAACGGCTTCCATGGCTCGCGTATCGAGGCCGGGACGCTGGGACGCGGCGCCTTTGTGGTTCAGGACGGGGCGCGGCTGCCTTATCTGCGCTGGAGCCCCGAGGGGCAGGAGCCGTGGGCGGTCATCGTCGCCCTGCACGGGTTCAACGATCACTACGCCTCCTTCCGGCTGGCCGGGCCGTGGTGGGCGACGCGCGGCATCGAGACCTGGGCCTATGACCAACGCGGTTTCGGCCTGTCGCCCCATCGCGGCGAGTTCGCACAGGAAAGCCTGACCAGCGCCGACCTGCGCACCATCGTCGCGCTGGTGCGCGCCGAGCGCCCCAACGCCTTGATCGTGGTGGCGGGTGAAAGCATGGGCGGCTCCTCGACCATCGCCGCCTTCGGAGGCGAGACCCCGCCCGACGCCGATCGGGTCGTCCTGCTGGCGCCCGGCGTCTGGGGCTGGTCGAGCCAGAGTCCGTTCAATCGGGCGGGTCTTTGGGCCGCCGCGCGCTTGATGGGGGACAGGGCGGTTGAGCCGCCAGCCTTCGCCGTCCGCAACATTCGCGCCTCGGACAATACGCTGGAGCTCATCCGCAACGGCCGCGATCCGCAGAGCATCATCTCCACCCGGTTCGATTCCATGCATGGCCTGGTCGACCTGATGGAGGCGGCGTCGATGCGTCTGGGCGCGGTCGAGAAGCCGACCCTGCTGCTGTACGGCGGTCATGACCAGATCGTGCGCAAGGGGCCGATGCGGCTGGCGCTGGAGCGTGCGGGCGAACGGTCCAACCTGCGTACGGCCTATTATCCGAATGGCTGGCACATCCTGAATCGCGACCTGCAGGGCGAAGTTATCTATCGCGACGTCGAGGCTTGGCTGCGCGACGCCGCCGCGCCCCTGCCGTCCAGGGCCCAACCGGTGCTGCCCATCCTGGAAGCCGACCCCAAGGCACGCTGA
- a CDS encoding uracil-DNA glycosylase family protein, giving the protein MTTSTEADNGLADVLAEIRACRACLGQLPHTPRPVVMVAPETRLLICGQAPGRRVHESGLPFTDPSGDRLRDWLGVDQATFYGDPRLGVAAQAFCFPGTDPKGGDYPPPRRCAELWRPRLLAELPNVELTLLVGGYAQAWALGDRAKASMTETVRAWRDYAPAVIPLPHPSWRNTAWLKKNPWFEVEVLPYLRQRTAEILA; this is encoded by the coding sequence ATGACGACTTCGACTGAAGCGGACAACGGCCTGGCTGACGTCCTGGCCGAGATCCGCGCCTGCCGGGCGTGTCTGGGGCAGTTGCCCCACACGCCGCGCCCGGTGGTCATGGTCGCGCCCGAAACCCGGCTGCTGATCTGCGGTCAGGCGCCAGGGCGGCGGGTGCATGAGAGCGGCCTGCCCTTCACCGATCCGTCCGGCGATCGTCTGCGCGACTGGCTGGGCGTGGATCAGGCGACCTTCTATGGCGACCCGCGCCTCGGCGTCGCCGCCCAGGCCTTCTGTTTTCCCGGCACGGACCCAAAAGGCGGCGACTATCCCCCGCCGCGTCGTTGCGCCGAGCTGTGGCGGCCTCGTCTGCTCGCCGAACTGCCGAATGTCGAGCTGACCCTGCTGGTCGGCGGCTACGCCCAGGCCTGGGCTCTAGGCGACCGGGCCAAGGCCAGCATGACAGAGACGGTGCGCGCCTGGCGTGATTACGCCCCCGCCGTCATACCCCTGCCGCACCCGTCGTGGCGCAACACGGCCTGGCTGAAGAAAAACCCGTGGTTCGAGGTCGAGGTTCTGCCCTACCTTCGCCAGAGGACAGCGGAGATTCTGGCGTGA
- a CDS encoding DUF3253 domain-containing protein, which produces MNDPIEAAIFEKLAKADPKNVGGKSIEPSDVAKALQPEQWQRMLPKVRATALGLMRQGKLTITKKGKAVDPNAFKGVIRLRLPTEAETAAALAALPPVEKSDDDFD; this is translated from the coding sequence ATGAACGATCCAATCGAAGCGGCCATTTTTGAAAAACTGGCCAAGGCCGATCCCAAGAACGTCGGCGGCAAGAGCATCGAACCTTCGGACGTGGCCAAGGCGCTGCAGCCCGAGCAGTGGCAGCGCATGCTGCCCAAGGTGCGCGCCACGGCGCTCGGCCTGATGCGTCAGGGCAAGCTGACCATCACCAAGAAGGGCAAGGCGGTCGATCCGAACGCCTTCAAGGGCGTGATCCGTCTACGCCTGCCGACCGAGGCCGAGACGGCCGCGGCCCTGGCGGCCTTGCCGCCCGTCGAAAAATCGGATGACGACTTCGACTGA
- a CDS encoding PaaI family thioesterase, which yields MVAKITITEGEFAGWQTYDLHDTFDVVVGPFYGKLDPDGHMRCAFRAEQKHMNAGGRMHGGCLMTFADIAMFQIAYQEMEGASGVTVQLDSTFIDGAYVGELIEATGQVTKAGKSLIFVRGQITTGERLLMTFSGVIRKFTPRD from the coding sequence ATGGTCGCGAAAATCACCATAACAGAAGGCGAGTTCGCCGGCTGGCAGACCTACGATCTGCACGACACCTTCGACGTGGTGGTCGGCCCCTTCTACGGCAAGCTGGACCCCGACGGCCATATGCGCTGCGCCTTCCGCGCCGAACAGAAGCACATGAACGCAGGCGGCCGGATGCACGGCGGCTGCCTGATGACCTTCGCCGACATCGCCATGTTCCAGATCGCCTATCAGGAGATGGAGGGGGCGTCCGGCGTGACGGTGCAGCTGGATTCCACCTTCATCGACGGCGCCTATGTCGGCGAACTGATCGAGGCGACCGGCCAGGTCACCAAGGCCGGCAAGAGCCTGATCTTCGTGCGCGGCCAGATCACCACCGGCGAACGGCTGCTGATGACCTTCTCGGGCGTGATCAGAAAGTTCACGCCGCGCGACTGA
- a CDS encoding glutathione S-transferase family protein — MKLYESRRAPNPRRVRWVMAEKGVTDVEGVEIDLLAGEHRTAAYRAKFGVPHVPALELADGTCISESIAICRYLEALYPEPNLFGRDPKEQALIEMWTRRCEMYLANPMMLNVRFSHPALAALEAPQPQVAEYSRLGAEKFMHTLDRQLAEHEFIAADRFTIADIVAAVGLDFARLVKYRPPEELTHLARWLESCRARPAAQAGV; from the coding sequence ATGAAGCTGTATGAAAGCCGCCGCGCCCCCAATCCGCGCCGCGTTCGGTGGGTCATGGCGGAAAAGGGCGTCACCGACGTCGAAGGGGTTGAGATCGACCTGCTGGCGGGGGAGCACCGCACCGCAGCCTATCGCGCCAAGTTCGGCGTGCCGCATGTTCCGGCCTTGGAGTTGGCCGATGGAACCTGCATCTCTGAATCCATCGCCATCTGCCGCTATCTGGAGGCCCTGTATCCCGAGCCGAACCTGTTCGGCCGCGATCCGAAGGAACAGGCGCTGATCGAGATGTGGACGCGTCGGTGCGAAATGTACCTGGCCAATCCCATGATGCTGAACGTTCGCTTCAGCCATCCGGCCCTGGCCGCTCTGGAAGCCCCTCAGCCCCAGGTGGCGGAATACAGCCGCCTCGGCGCCGAGAAGTTCATGCACACCCTGGATCGCCAGCTGGCCGAGCATGAGTTCATCGCCGCCGACCGCTTCACCATCGCCGACATCGTCGCGGCGGTCGGTCTGGACTTCGCCCGACTGGTCAAATACCGGCCTCCCGAGGAACTGACCCATCTGGCCCGTTGGCTGGAGAGCTGCCGCGCGCGTCCAGCGGCTCAGGCGGGGGTCTAA
- a CDS encoding NupC/NupG family nucleoside CNT transporter, which produces MFSLLNLQSLFGLVVIIAVCWAMSENRKLFPWRLAIGAVLVQAALVLATFAIPGSQVVLDGVNNAVKGLELATEEGTKFVFGYLAGGDQPYAVANEGALFTFAFKVLPLILVISALSALLWHWKILKWITLGFGFLFQRTMGLGGASALAVAANVFLGMIESPIVIRAYLDKLTRSEVFLMMVVGLATVAGSTMVAYATILAPVLTNAAGHVLVASIVSAPAGVLLARVIIPEKPGEGGAVADYNSALKYDSAVDAIVKGTSDGLMVVLNISAVLIVFVALVALANVMLGAFWIGGEPLSVERILGVLFSPVAWLIGVEWADAQTAGWLLGVKLTLTEFVAFIKLGAVPDGEMTERTRMLMTYALCGFANIGSVGITVTGLSVLMPERREEVLGLVWKALLAGFLATLMTACIVGAMPASVFGQ; this is translated from the coding sequence ATGTTCAGCCTTCTGAACCTGCAAAGCCTGTTCGGGCTGGTCGTCATCATCGCCGTCTGCTGGGCGATGTCCGAAAACCGCAAGCTCTTCCCGTGGCGTCTGGCCATCGGGGCGGTGCTGGTGCAGGCGGCGCTGGTGCTGGCGACCTTCGCTATTCCCGGCTCGCAGGTGGTGCTGGACGGCGTCAACAACGCTGTGAAGGGGCTGGAGCTGGCCACCGAAGAAGGGACCAAGTTCGTCTTCGGCTATCTGGCGGGCGGGGACCAACCCTATGCCGTCGCCAATGAGGGCGCCCTGTTCACCTTCGCCTTCAAGGTTCTGCCGCTGATCCTGGTCATCTCGGCCCTGTCGGCCCTGTTGTGGCACTGGAAGATCCTGAAGTGGATCACGCTGGGCTTCGGCTTCCTGTTCCAGCGCACCATGGGTCTGGGCGGCGCCTCGGCCCTGGCGGTGGCGGCCAACGTCTTCCTGGGCATGATCGAGAGCCCCATCGTCATCCGCGCCTATCTGGACAAGCTGACCCGCTCGGAAGTTTTCCTGATGATGGTGGTCGGCCTGGCCACCGTCGCGGGTTCGACCATGGTGGCCTACGCCACCATCCTGGCGCCGGTCCTGACCAATGCGGCGGGCCATGTCCTGGTCGCCTCCATTGTCTCGGCCCCGGCGGGTGTTCTTCTGGCCCGCGTCATCATCCCTGAAAAGCCGGGCGAGGGCGGGGCGGTAGCCGACTACAACTCGGCGCTGAAGTACGACAGCGCCGTGGACGCCATCGTCAAGGGTACGTCCGACGGCCTGATGGTGGTGCTGAACATCTCGGCCGTGCTGATCGTCTTCGTGGCCCTGGTGGCCCTGGCCAATGTCATGCTGGGCGCCTTCTGGATCGGCGGTGAACCGCTGAGCGTCGAGCGCATCCTGGGCGTGCTCTTCTCGCCGGTCGCCTGGCTGATCGGGGTGGAATGGGCCGACGCACAGACGGCCGGCTGGCTGCTGGGGGTCAAGCTGACGCTGACCGAGTTCGTCGCCTTCATCAAACTGGGCGCCGTGCCGGACGGCGAGATGACCGAGCGCACGCGGATGCTGATGACCTATGCCCTGTGTGGCTTCGCCAATATCGGCTCGGTCGGCATCACCGTCACCGGCCTGTCTGTGCTGATGCCGGAACGGCGCGAGGAAGTGCTGGGTCTGGTGTGGAAGGCGCTGCTGGCCGGCTTCCTGGCCACGCTGATGACCGCCTGCATTGTCGGGGCCATGCCGGCTTCGGTGTTCGGGCAATAG
- a CDS encoding DUF4349 domain-containing protein: MRRELIWAAATCALLAGCQDASRQQADESVDMALMEPAPPASAAATASSSAVAPIVAPSIAYAYRFGLELPADAVPTVMGRHEQACIAAGPSACQVIGSNSNRVGRDSVQASLEMRATSAYVARFRAALDGEARDSGGRVAQQAVESEDLTRQLVDTEARMRAMETLRDRLQQLLTTRSGTLEQLLQVERELARVQGELDATRSALAVMRTRVQTSKLDVTYSTAGQLAPDSALRPVTDALGQAAYLFMSTLGALIMLLAGALPLLLVIAPLTWLGWRWRQKRAARKKKAEGEPSA; this comes from the coding sequence ATGCGCAGGGAACTGATCTGGGCGGCGGCGACGTGCGCCCTGCTCGCGGGGTGTCAGGACGCGTCGCGCCAGCAAGCCGACGAGTCGGTGGACATGGCCTTGATGGAACCGGCGCCGCCCGCTAGCGCCGCGGCGACTGCGTCAAGCAGCGCCGTCGCGCCGATCGTCGCGCCCAGTATCGCCTACGCCTATCGTTTCGGGCTGGAGCTTCCGGCAGACGCGGTGCCGACCGTCATGGGGCGACACGAACAGGCCTGCATCGCCGCTGGTCCCTCGGCCTGTCAGGTGATCGGCTCGAACTCCAACCGCGTCGGCCGTGATTCCGTCCAGGCCAGCCTCGAGATGCGGGCCACGTCCGCCTATGTCGCCCGCTTCCGCGCGGCGCTGGACGGCGAAGCCAGAGACTCAGGCGGGCGCGTGGCTCAGCAGGCCGTCGAGAGCGAGGACCTGACCCGCCAACTGGTCGACACCGAGGCGCGGATGCGGGCGATGGAGACCCTGCGAGACCGGCTTCAGCAGCTTCTGACCACCCGCAGCGGCACGCTGGAACAGCTCCTGCAGGTCGAGCGCGAACTGGCGCGCGTTCAGGGCGAGTTGGACGCGACGCGCTCGGCCCTGGCCGTCATGCGGACGCGGGTGCAGACCTCGAAGCTGGACGTGACTTACAGCACGGCGGGGCAACTGGCGCCCGACAGCGCCCTGCGGCCGGTGACCGACGCCCTGGGCCAGGCCGCCTATCTCTTCATGTCGACGCTGGGGGCGCTGATCATGTTGCTGGCCGGGGCCCTGCCCTTGTTGCTGGTGATCGCGCCTCTGACGTGGCTGGGGTGGCGGTGGCGTCAGAAACGCGCGGCGCGCAAGAAAAAGGCGGAGGGCGAACCCTCCGCCTGA
- a CDS encoding branched-chain amino acid aminotransferase, translating to MAFVPFDDRDGWIWFDGAFVPWRDAKTHVLTHGLHYGSSVFEGERMYGGEIFKLTAHSQRLKRSAELLDFDIPYSVAEIDAACKETCEKNGMTDCYIRPVAYLGAEQLSVSSLNSKVHLAIAAWEWPSYFDPEVKKKGIRLEWAKWRRPDPATAPSTAKAGGLYMICTMSKTAAEKRGYADAMMLDWRGYIAEATGANVFFVQNGALHTPRVDHILDGITRQTVIEMAQAKGIEVVIRDILPEELADFSECFLTGSAAEVTPVSEIGDYRFTPGELSLTLMDDYGKLVRGQL from the coding sequence ATGGCCTTCGTTCCTTTCGACGATCGTGACGGCTGGATCTGGTTTGACGGCGCGTTCGTGCCTTGGAGGGACGCGAAAACGCACGTTCTGACCCATGGCCTTCACTACGGCTCGTCGGTGTTCGAGGGTGAGCGTATGTACGGCGGCGAAATCTTCAAGCTGACGGCGCACAGCCAACGGCTGAAGCGCTCGGCCGAGCTGCTGGACTTCGACATTCCCTACAGCGTGGCCGAGATCGACGCCGCCTGCAAGGAAACCTGTGAAAAGAACGGCATGACGGACTGCTACATTCGTCCGGTGGCCTATCTGGGCGCCGAGCAGCTGAGCGTCTCGTCGCTGAACAGCAAGGTCCACCTGGCCATCGCCGCCTGGGAGTGGCCCAGCTATTTCGACCCCGAGGTCAAGAAGAAGGGCATCCGTCTGGAGTGGGCCAAGTGGCGCCGCCCCGACCCGGCCACGGCCCCGTCGACGGCCAAGGCCGGCGGCCTCTACATGATCTGCACCATGTCCAAGACGGCGGCCGAGAAACGCGGCTACGCCGACGCCATGATGCTGGACTGGCGCGGCTACATCGCCGAGGCCACCGGCGCCAACGTTTTCTTCGTCCAGAACGGCGCCCTGCACACCCCGCGCGTCGATCACATCCTGGACGGGATCACCCGCCAGACCGTGATCGAGATGGCCCAGGCCAAGGGGATCGAGGTGGTGATCCGCGACATTCTGCCGGAAGAGCTTGCGGACTTCTCGGAATGCTTCCTCACCGGTTCGGCCGCAGAGGTCACGCCGGTCAGCGAGATCGGCGACTACCGCTTCACGCCGGGCGAACTGTCGCTGACCCTGATGGACGACTACGGCAAGCTGGTCCGGGGCCAGCTCTGA
- a CDS encoding response regulator, with the protein MTDTRSNGRSGPIAAPGTGRHLLIVDDDDRIRELLKEFLAREGYRVTGAAHAGAARRLVELIEFDLIVLDVMMPGESGFDLTSWIRSQAALSKTPVLLLTAKGDPDDRIEGLSRGADDYMSKPFDPRELALRIEAILRRTGGKPLTPREIHMGAAVFDMERLELTRDGALQRLTEAEAQLLKTLAIHAHSPVERMNLSPDTADITGRAVDVQVTRLRRKLESDPKNPRYLQTVRGIGYMLAPD; encoded by the coding sequence ATGACTGATACGCGTTCGAACGGCCGCTCCGGCCCCATCGCAGCCCCCGGCACGGGTCGCCACCTGCTGATCGTCGACGACGACGACAGAATCCGCGAACTGCTCAAAGAGTTCCTGGCGCGCGAAGGCTATCGCGTCACCGGCGCCGCCCACGCCGGCGCGGCGCGGCGCCTGGTCGAACTGATCGAGTTCGACCTGATCGTCCTGGACGTCATGATGCCGGGTGAAAGCGGCTTCGACCTGACCAGCTGGATCCGCAGCCAGGCAGCGCTGTCGAAAACCCCGGTCCTGCTGCTTACGGCCAAGGGCGATCCTGACGACCGGATCGAGGGGCTGTCGCGCGGCGCCGACGACTATATGTCCAAGCCGTTCGATCCGCGCGAACTGGCGCTGCGAATCGAAGCCATCCTGCGGCGTACCGGCGGCAAGCCGCTGACGCCGCGCGAAATCCATATGGGAGCGGCCGTGTTCGACATGGAGCGGCTGGAGCTGACTCGGGACGGAGCGCTGCAGCGCCTGACCGAAGCCGAGGCGCAGCTGCTGAAAACCCTGGCCATTCACGCCCACTCGCCGGTCGAGCGGATGAACCTGTCGCCGGATACGGCCGACATCACCGGCCGCGCGGTGGACGTGCAGGTGACGCGCCTGCGCCGCAAGCTGGAGTCAGACCCCAAGAACCCGCGCTATCTGCAGACCGTGCGCGGAATCGGCTACATGCTGGCGCCGGACTGA
- a CDS encoding ATP-binding protein, translated as MRLPPLNVWARMIKRRLPTSLWGRSLLIIVLPVLIMQGAVTWAFFDAHWQAVTARLSEGLAGDVAWAAESYRDQPTPQNLTVIADRAERSMQLSIAFQEGAVLPRERRRGALGVVDRTLERALASRLDQPFWYDTTRYPAYVDIRVQEPGGVLRVIAPRERAVATQAHIFVLWLTIATVLLLGVAVLFIRNQVRAIERLADAAEAFGRGESVPRFKPHGAREVRAAATAFLDMRGRIQRHIDQRTALLASVSHDLRTPLTRLRLELALAPPFKRAEAMKGDLDEMEHMIDEYLAFARGEAGEAMQAVSVPEMLRRAAEDARRAGAEVTVETPDDLDAMLRPLAFRRALNNLAGNAAVHGEHVRLSARPLPSGGLEIAVEDDGPGIPDDMHEEAFRPFSRLDASRNQNSKGVGLGLAIARDVARGHGGDITLSRSDLGGLKASIRLPG; from the coding sequence ATGCGGCTGCCGCCTCTCAACGTCTGGGCGCGCATGATCAAGCGCCGCCTGCCGACCTCGTTGTGGGGCCGCTCCCTGCTGATCATCGTCCTGCCCGTGCTGATCATGCAGGGGGCCGTAACCTGGGCCTTCTTCGACGCCCACTGGCAAGCCGTGACCGCGCGTCTGTCCGAGGGGTTGGCGGGGGATGTGGCCTGGGCCGCGGAAAGCTACCGGGACCAGCCGACGCCGCAGAACCTGACCGTCATCGCCGACAGGGCTGAACGGTCGATGCAACTGTCCATCGCCTTCCAGGAAGGCGCGGTCCTACCCAGGGAACGTCGGCGCGGCGCGCTCGGCGTTGTCGATCGCACGCTGGAAAGGGCCCTGGCCTCGCGGCTGGATCAACCCTTCTGGTACGACACCACCCGCTACCCCGCCTATGTCGACATCCGCGTCCAGGAGCCGGGCGGCGTGCTGCGCGTCATCGCCCCGCGTGAACGGGCGGTGGCCACCCAGGCCCATATCTTCGTCCTGTGGCTGACGATCGCGACGGTCCTGCTGCTGGGCGTGGCGGTGCTGTTCATCCGCAATCAGGTACGCGCCATCGAGCGCCTGGCTGACGCCGCCGAGGCCTTCGGTCGGGGCGAGAGCGTGCCCCGCTTCAAGCCTCATGGCGCGCGCGAGGTGCGAGCCGCCGCCACCGCCTTCCTCGACATGCGCGGGCGCATCCAGCGTCATATCGACCAGCGCACGGCTCTGCTGGCCTCGGTCAGCCATGACCTGCGAACGCCCCTGACCCGCCTGCGGCTCGAGCTGGCCCTGGCGCCGCCGTTCAAACGGGCCGAGGCGATGAAGGGTGATCTGGACGAGATGGAGCACATGATCGACGAATACCTGGCCTTTGCCCGCGGCGAGGCAGGCGAGGCCATGCAGGCCGTCTCGGTCCCCGAAATGCTGCGTCGCGCCGCCGAAGACGCTCGCCGCGCCGGAGCCGAGGTCACGGTCGAAACGCCCGATGACCTCGACGCCATGTTGCGCCCCCTCGCCTTCCGTCGCGCCCTGAACAACCTGGCCGGCAACGCCGCCGTTCACGGCGAGCACGTGCGGCTCTCGGCTCGCCCCCTGCCCTCGGGTGGGCTCGAGATCGCCGTCGAGGACGACGGCCCTGGCATTCCCGACGACATGCACGAGGAGGCCTTCCGGCCCTTTTCCCGGCTGGACGCCTCGCGCAACCAGAACAGCAAGGGCGTCGGTCTGGGCCTGGCCATCGCCCGCGACGTAGCCCGCGGCCACGGCGGCGACATCACGCTGAGCCGCAGCGATCTGGGCGGCCTTAAGGCCTCGATCCGTCTGCCCGGATAA
- a CDS encoding pyrroline-5-carboxylate reductase family protein: MTKGGKMGPVVLQGVGRLGSAILEGWLKTGAVDPVDLIILTPSEKPAAEAARALGARINPPLEALADTRAFVIGVKPAKWFEASRSLLPHLAPDAVIVSVMAGVRGETISKGFNGRSVVRIMPTTGVAQAQGVATIWAAAAAARAVGEALFAPIAETVHLDDEAAMHAATAVSGCGPAYYFAFTRALAQAGIEEGLSPEAAVRLARATLRSAAAGVEGAEALDALIDRVASPGGVTQAGLLALNADGALDQAVESAVQAAVAKSTELSG, translated from the coding sequence ATGACCAAAGGCGGGAAGATGGGGCCTGTCGTCCTGCAAGGCGTGGGACGGCTGGGCTCGGCCATCCTGGAAGGCTGGCTGAAGACCGGCGCGGTCGATCCCGTCGACCTCATCATCCTGACCCCGTCCGAAAAGCCCGCCGCCGAGGCGGCGCGGGCCCTGGGCGCCCGGATCAATCCGCCGCTCGAGGCTCTGGCCGACACGCGCGCCTTCGTCATCGGGGTCAAGCCGGCCAAGTGGTTCGAGGCCTCTCGCTCGCTCCTGCCGCATCTGGCCCCCGACGCCGTGATCGTCTCGGTCATGGCCGGGGTGAGGGGCGAGACGATTTCCAAGGGCTTCAACGGGCGCTCTGTTGTCCGCATCATGCCGACGACCGGGGTGGCCCAGGCCCAGGGCGTGGCGACCATCTGGGCCGCCGCCGCCGCCGCTCGCGCCGTGGGCGAGGCTCTGTTCGCTCCCATCGCCGAGACCGTCCATCTGGACGACGAAGCCGCCATGCACGCCGCGACCGCCGTGTCCGGCTGCGGGCCTGCCTATTATTTCGCCTTCACCCGCGCCCTGGCCCAGGCCGGGATCGAGGAGGGCCTGTCGCCCGAGGCCGCCGTGCGTCTGGCGCGCGCTACCCTGCGCTCCGCCGCGGCGGGCGTTGAGGGGGCCGAGGCTCTGGACGCCCTGATTGACCGCGTGGCCTCGCCCGGGGGCGTGACCCAAGCCGGTCTTCTGGCCCTGAACGCAGACGGCGCCCTCGACCAAGCGGTCGAGAGCGCCGTTCAGGCGGCCGTGGCCAAGTCCACCGAACTCAGCGGCTGA